Genomic window (Falco cherrug isolate bFalChe1 chromosome 4, bFalChe1.pri, whole genome shotgun sequence):
GGTGTTCACAAGCCGCGTTGGGCTCGGCCCTCTCCATGTCAGCCCATCCTTTGGGTAAGGACACTGGTTTTCTTGGGCTGCATCGCGCTCTTTCAAGGACGGATCCACTTCACAGCAGAAATATCAATTAGTATCAAATTAATGCTCACCCCCTCTTTGTGCATCTGCTGTGACTCTGAAATATtaccttcattaaaaaaacaaactcccAAACTGCCACAGCTGTCTGATTTCACGCGTGCACTCCTATCTGCTTCAGAGGGATTACATGGGCATTAATTAATTCAAGACTGGGTCCCTTTACCAgtttatatactttttaaacagttttaactTACCACAGTCAAGCAGCTAAAGCATTTTACAGCCAGGTGGAAAATCATCATTGTTTCACCAccgtattaaaaaaaaaaaaaaaagtaaattatttatatgGCTGTTAAGTAGGGGTGGAGTATGCAAAGCTTTATCTTGTCATGATTTAAATCCCAGGCAGTGTTCAGTTTGGAAATTACACCAGATGGATTCCAGAGTGCAGCTCAAGGTCATCTAAATACTGTGCTCTGCTCCAAACCGTAAGCATGATCATCACAAACCACACAAAGCCATCAACAGAAATTTAATACACTGTCAGATACTCGGTGATCTTCTGAAAGAGCACTTACATGCTCCTTACCCTCGAGTGCAAGGACACAAATAGCCCTTGTTTAAAAGCAATACGGGAGGAAGGAAATCTCTCCGCGTGTCGGTATCATAGGAAAAGTGCATTTATGCTGTTGCTttgtaaataaatgctttataaGAGCTGGTTGTTCGATAGCCAGATGGTTCAGTTAGTGTTGGCTTATTCTAGGCGAGTTAAGTCACTCACCTGCAACTGGAGACAGAGCGCTCACTCTCAGGAGTTACACACAGTATCCTGGGCAGTACGTACGGGGTAATCCATcacccaaacaacccaaaacacacaGACCTAACCCTATGGGGAacttccccctccctcttttttttttttgttttttaatgaaaccatTTACACTCAACTAATAACTTTTACCAAACTGCGGGTTTTAAGACTTAATAGAGAGATGTCACTAATGAGTAATAGACGAGTGGGTGTCAGCTGCTCTATTTTTGCCATGGCGCGCCCCAGCACGGCGCCCTGCCTGCAGCCGCCTCCCCGCAcgtgctgctgaggctgcctcAAGGTGACGGTGCCACCGCTACGGCAGCAGGTCCGCAGCACCCGAGAGCAGCCCCGTGAGCCTCACGTTTAACTTCTGCACAGAATagggcgctttttttttttaagcacaaaaaGCACCATTATGCATTTCAGAGAAAGGTGGTCAATGGCTTCTCTCTAACAAGGCGCTGTTTTACAGAGGCTGGCTAATGCTTCTGAACACTGTTCCACCTGCTGCCTTTGACACAGCCATtcacccttcccctgccttAAATTATCATTTTTACACCTTTCATCATTATAGCTTACATACACCTGGAGTTCCTACTTTTCTTGCCACCTCCTCAAAGGCAGTGCTCCAAAGTTTGGGAAATGCCAGGTTACCCAGATCACGCTAAAGACTAATATCAAACAAGGAAGCACTTCCACTCAGCCTTTTTACCTCCAACCAAGGCAATTCGCCTTTCTATTAGGACAAAGCCGGTATTTCCAACAAAACCCAGTTTTTCTGGAACACAAAGTCTAAAAAACTAATGTATTAGTTCACTGAGCCACTGCATCTGCTGACTCAAACTAATACCGCGTTTACCAATATGCTACGGAAATGATGTGGGAATGTGTACTTGGGGAAGAATATTTAGCAAAGCACTTAAACTCAGCACATTTAGAGATTTCCGTGTAGATCTGTTAAGTGTATCTTTTCACAAAGGATTGGAACCTTTTAAATATCTTGAGGAAATGGCAAGACCTCCAATCactttgaaatttcaaaatatttgttcctCCAATGACTATTATATAAACCCAGTACAAAGTCTTGCTGAGGAATCATTCTCTATGTAggtcaggaaaaggaaaggcaacTCGTATGTAGTCTTGTAAGGGACAGAAGCGGATACAGAAATctaagtgtatttttaattttcctgccCGTTTCCCTCAAGCAGCAACGGATTTTTCCAGATGTAGAGAAAACAGCGTTTGCAGATATGtacaaaagtttattttacaAACAGCAACTACTTTTGAATAACAAAATTGCAAAAACATAGACCAATATTAGAAAACCAGCTCAGGGGTACATTTTCTATCTGAAGCACAATTTAACAGACTTCACTAAGTAAAAATACTACCCCCCTACTTCTCTCACACCCCTCCCCAGCCATCTACCAGATGGAGTTTCTTTATAAAGCTTTGAGTCAAGATATGGTAACAACATTAGTGACACTGCAGTAATTTTGGACAACTACAATTAATTGATTTACTgtactttatttccttttcctagcCTTAGAAATAGAAAGTCAGCTCAGATCTGGAATAAGACTTAAGTCTGATTCTGGAGAAATTTTTTCTCCAGTAAGTGTTGAGCCACAAcatttgtgtttgattttgttaCACCACTAGCCCACTAGTCCTATTTCTCAGTCAGGGAAAAAGCAAGTACTTAAAACTATGAAACTGCAACAAGCATTACCTTGAGTTAGCAATGAAGTATTTGTTCAGGACTCTGAAATGGCTGCTACTGTTAGAAACCTGTTTGTAAATGTATACTGACTTCAGTAATAAAAGTACTTAATGTTAAAAAGCATAAGAAGCTTACAAAATATTGATTCAAAAGGATTACGTGCACACATTTTTTCATTGAACTACAAGAGTAGCAGAGTGTGCAAGTCCAGAATTTTGGGTTCTTCTAGAAAGTGAAAAACCTGTATGACAAATTCAGTTTTAGGAACCTGTGTACAAATGTCTTACTCAGCTGTTCATGGACAGAAATGGAGGGCATCATTACAGTCTTCGAACTTCACTTTGAACTCGCTTTTCATGTTTCAGAAAAGTACCAAGAGCAAATTTGGGATAGCTTAATTCAATCAAAGACAGTATGAATTGACGTCTAAGCAAGAAATTACcacttttaattttcaaagctgttggGTCTTgatgagattttttaaaaaaatcatttttaatatttgaaaacattagAGAAAACGAAAGCATCTCAAGATATTACAGAAAGTCAGTAATGAAAGCTATTATAATACAACAGTACTCATTAGCTGTAATAAAGCTGGGTTAGTCCATTTTTCACTATAGACCCCACTTTTCAGGTTACATTATGCCAttaaaaaactgtttcttaGTACACAACTTtctaaacactgaaaaactttacaaattgttttaaattaactcAATCAGAATATTGCAAAAATTTCTCAATGCTCTTCAGCTTAAATTGATGGGATTTTTGCAAACCATTTACCTGTAACATGGAGTAATTTTTGGTATTGAAGTTTACTTTGAAAGTATTGTCCATGCTTTTTATCAGGCATACCAGTATTTTTGTAGTCATATCACTTCAACAATATATAGTTCAATACCTGCAATATCAGTATCTGATATTCCCTATGGCAAATGGGATACATCTACAGACATTTTATAAAGGAACCattattgtttgttttctcaaaaaatcaTCATCACATAAGTTTTCTAAAAAGTGTTTTGAACAAACTCATTATATACTCAGTTTACAACATTCAGCTTCAACATGTGTGTTGAAGTGTGCCAAGCACTGTAATACGAGCTGAACTGAAATtcaaaaagcattcagaaacactttttttagaCTCTTAAGAACATTGCTGTTTATCAGAAAATTCGCTTTTCAGACAAGTCTGATATTACGATCAGAACTCATTCATCACACTTTTGCTCACTGCTTGTCAGTTTGACAATTCCCACCGTGTACAATCTCACCCTTCTCAGCAGACTTCCGTAACGTCACAGTACAGGAAGGATTAAGACAGAGTGGCACTCTTTGTTTTCATCACCTAGCTGTTGTGTATATACTGTATATAATGCAACAGTCAACAAACAAGACAGCATGGAACCCATCTTCCagcattaaaaaagcattttaataaactAGAAATGGCAGCCTttttaagaaattttcttcacagttttatAATTGCTAGCACATATTTAATAGTGACAGGCAGGAAGCCCCAAGGTGTTGATAAACATACTTGAAGACAGTACTGATTGCTGCATCCAGAAAAGTGGTGGCAGCAAATTCAGCTAAGTGTCATTCATGGCTTGGAAGATCCAattcaaggaaataaaacctTCCCCCCCACCCATTTGTAAAAGTAGCATTTGACAGAAAAAAGCCAacccaaaataataatactaataaaaaaaatatcagttgaGTTCAGTACTTCTCTCCATAAGCAGTCAGTTGAATTGGTAAAGTTTCAGCAAACTCAGTAAACATCCTTCAACATCAGTTGTGACGCTGTCAAAAGAGTTTTTTCCTAacagaatactgaaaaaaaattattaaatacagtTTCCATCGTCAAAGAAACCTTTTCAGCTATATCTGCTGCTTTCACTAGGACTTCGATTGTTGGAGTAACTGCGATCGCTTTCACTGTCAGAGCCATAAGATCtacaaagaaaagattaaaatgccTCAAAGTTGTATTTCGagcttcaaattaaaaatcacatcacataaaaaaaaattgtcaagaCACATGAGACTAGAAGAAAACATACAGGTAGTCTTTTACAGGATCGTATTTCATATAACCGAAGTATTCATTAATGGAcacttaaaattaatataatcatTAACTCTATGCGATGAGAACCCTGTGTAATTCAAGTCAAACTGTTTGTAACGACAGGATTTCTTGCCTTCTCTGATACAGCTAAGAAATCTTCCAAAATAACCATTTTTCTAAATGCCGATAGCTGACTGAAAGTATATTCTAACAATTTATATTGCAAGCATTTCTCAACTAAGGTAACTTCACAAATCCTTGCTTTATATTACTgctattttttgtttgaagaagGGTCTTAAGAATTAGGCCCTGTAACAAACAACAGGACTGTGTGAGCATCTGCAGAGTGGAAGCTAtagattaaaatgttttggcttATCCAGAAGAATTCCAAGCTCAGCACCTGGCCAAACAGCAAGACAGAGTCCAGATGGTTTCAGACAAGCCACAGGACATATTCAAAttacacagaataaaattacaCAGAATAAACTTTCATTAGATTTTTCTAGCCTCCTGCCTGTGAGGAAAGCTTTCTAAATGGAAGGTGAGTGTATCCTAATCGAACATTGTTTCTCTGAAGCTTCCCAACATCCTAAACCAATAATTTTACAAGTCTATTTCCACACTCTGGTTAATCTCATTAATTTCTCCTTAAACACAAGATGAAAGTTGTCTACTACTGTCAGAATTAAACAGGGAAATGGGTGAGAGCAAAGTCCATTAAGATGTGGTACAAAGTTGTGGAAAAAATGAGTACGAGGACAGCAGAGGATGAAAATTTACAGTAGTCTTAAGAGATCTGCCAGATTTACCACTGACTAATGTGGGATATAATAAAAGGTACAAAAGAAATCACTGATGTTCACTATATgtaagtgtgtgtatatatatatgtacacacacacatcctgTTCCACTTCTGATATTTGTGAAATGTGCTCACTTATACCTATAATTATAATTCCCCCTAGACAGAACAGAATGAAATTTGTTCTAAATTCATCAGAAGCACAGTGGATTTGCAGGtcaaaatgttctttcaaaatatgttccagaaagttaaaaattaattctgcatagcactgcaatttttaatttcccttccagatttttttttttaaatccactttTGCAGTCTAAGCAAAAAACACTTTATCGGCCAATGGAATTCTTTACATACCAGGTAGCTTTTAATCCATAACAGGGCACTTGAGTCAAATCTTGAGAGCTAGTTCATTATagtttttaagaaacatttaaaattataaaaaaaccctcaaacatGCTTATTTTGAATGCATATATACAATGAACTGGACCCTTCTCAGATCTGTCTTACACCAATTTCTTCCCCATCCTCAAATTTAGTATGTCAGAAATTCCAATTTCCTCACTCACACACTTGCTCTAATTATTATTGgttttaattattacttttgGTAACAATGTATTTCATACGCTATGGAgaacccccccacacacattAGCCTTCATGAACATCATAAACATGTATTTAGCAAATCCTTTTGCATCAATACAGTGTCAAAGCCATGGTAGCAAAAACATACCTGGACCTTCTATCGTAACTTCTAGATCTTCGATAGCTGTCACTCCTTTTACTTCTACTTCTACTTCTGCTATAGTAACTATCATACGTGTATGACCTACtttaaagggaaaaggaaactATTGTAAATCTACAATTTCTTGTCTAAAATGCTATTTACTATAAATGTAGGTTCTAAAGACATTTATATGCAGAGATGAGTGGCtacacagaaattactttggAAGGATGTGGCAAACAATAATCCTACATTTTACAGAAGTTTAAACACAAGAATCTTCAAACCAAcagtaaaaatctgaaatttatcAACCTAGAAAAGACCTACTAAGCATTTCAAGTTAAGTTTAAACGCGCTAAGCTTTGTGTTCCCTCTACAAACTGTAGATGCagtaaaaaaatcttgtttgctaatacttctgaaaacaaggaGCAAAGTGCTTCTGATacctcaattttattttaacaataaaaagtaATAGTGAATACATTTCCCATCTCAGATAATCACCTTTAATGCCAGGATGATTTggttattttcagcttttaaaagcaccttatgttaattttgctttgattcAAGTTGCTATCATGATATTATGTTTTTAAGTACCAGTGATAAGGAGTATTCTTATACTAAGTATTTTTACAGTAAGTGTATCTATTGTCAAGTTTGTATAAAACTATAATCCATACCTGGATCGACTGTGATGACCATAAGAACTACTTCTGGATCTACTTCTACTATAGGTTCGActgacaaaaacaaaaacacagagaCATTTTAAGTTAATCAGAAACAAGTGCTGAGAAGAACTCAGGGTAGAAGGGCAGTGAGAGGAGAGGAACATATTTTGCTCAGAATTCCTTATCTATActacaaaatattaaatgaaataatttttcagttacagaaaacattGACGTCTGACTATTCTAGTTTGCACATTTCAAGCAGATACTTCAGACTGCAGTATGCATAGCTAAGCACATTTCCAACTTGCCCAGAGCCTGAAGCACTGGAATGCTGTGCCTAATTTACTGGTTTTGTAATACACCCCAAAACTATCTCCACTTATGTAAACCTACCTACGACTCTTGTAACTGTGGTAAGAACTGCTTCGACTTCTTGACCGATCTCTACTATACCATCCTCTGCTTCGGCTTCTTGTATAGCTCCTTGACCTAAAATCAATgaacaactttaaaaagcacaaaatggaATATAACggaagagaagagcagcagaaaacaggaagcaAAAGTATTCTAAAGCCTTATCTTAAGCTAAACATTTATTGCATACTTGCTAAATGATACAgtgctgtttaaaagaaaaatctgagttgaaaaagaaacacatgtcttaaaaatatcagaaactCCAAGTTAGCACGGTAGGCTATAGGAGTAGCACAAACTTCTTACCTATATGAATATGTAGAACTTCGGGATCGACTCCTTGAGTGACTGTAAGATACGGACCTTGTTCTGTGTCTGGATTTAGACTCCGATTTACTTCGTGACCTACTGAGACTCCTGGAGGGGCTATTGTCATCTCTACTGGGAGATTCTTCCTCACTGGAACTTTCTTGGTTCCTTGGCCTTCGATTTAGCCGTGCTGTTTTTCTAACTTCATCAAACAGAGATCCAGgtcttactttatttttagcttttatttcaaTTCTTAAACCTGCTGGTTTAGGCTCTGATGCTGAAGCTacatttttaacttctgcagCAGGACTAATTGTTGCTGGCTGTAAATTACCAACACCTTGCAACGGCTTCCATTTATTATCTGTCATATTGCTTTGCGTATTTTCAGTAACTTCACTTTTTATACTACAGTCCTTAGCACTAGACACAGGAGCAGAGTTATTTTCTTGccttcctgcttctttttcttctttaatattaataaagtCTATAATATTGTTTCCTAGCTTGACAGTATCTTGTTCAGGGGTCTCAACCTGTAAATCTTTGTTTCTACTAGCACTTAAAGCCTGAGGTTTAGCAGAGAGAATGACAGGAGACAAAACGTCCACATCAACCTTCCCTGGTGAATTACGATCAGGAGTACAAATCTCCATGTTGTCATCTGTCTGAATAACATCTTCCAATCCGTTCTGGTTACTTTCCTCAGCCTGTTTAATCTCATTCTTGCAAGTGATCACATTTATTCCTGAGTTTAAAATACTGGTTGAAGCATTTATTTCAATGCTATCCTTATTGAGGTTACTGCGATCTGGTGAGGCACCACATGTAGTGTTTTTACCTAAAAGGTTTTCATCCGCACAAGCCTTTTCACCATTCCCCATTTTATCTTTGACTATTTCATCCTTTTCATAAACTTGCTTTTTATCCTTTATGTCCCTGGTAGGCTGCCTCTCTTTTTTATCATCACTGGTAAGTGGCTTTTCATTTATCTCATCATCATCTTCTTCACCAAACTCCAGAGGGGGTTGccaatgaaacatttcttttcttttctgaactttgtgtttcttctcctttttcccttttgatttttcttttgcttttttggagTGTGattttttaagagattttttcaagccctgtttgtgtttttttgacTTTCCTCTAATGTTTGTTGAGCTAGAACGAGAACTCTCAGATTCAGAAGATGACAACTGTTTGCTTGTCTTCCATGTACAATCAGAATCCAGAAAGCCTTCTGAAGAATTTGATTGCTTTTTTATCCTTTTGGTGACGCTAAGCTCTGTATCAGATCCTGATGTggcctctccttcctctttaCTAGAGGAGGGTCTGGAATCTCCCCTATTATGTCTTGCCTCTCCTCTTTCAGAATTTGATTCAGAGTCCCATTTACTACCCGAATAGGATTTTCGTTTAGTTTTTGCACCACCTCTAGGCTGCTCAGAAGATTTCTCcttagctgctttctttttagcATGATCAGAATCCTGCTCACACTTAAatttctcctcccctctctcagAACTTAAGCTATTTTTATCCTGCTTCTGAGTATCTCCTTCTAATCGAAAACGGCCTTCTTTTTCTTGGACTACTTTCATTTTGGCAGAACGCTCACTGTCAGTAGAGAAGTCTGAAGATGATAAACTGTCACTCTCTTTCAGTCCTTGAGAAGATTCATCGTAGTCTTTTGTACACTTATAAGGGAGAGTACTTTCAGAGCTCGTTTCTTGCCTCAGTTTAAGAGACCGAGCTTTTTGATCACTTGatatggattttcttttgtttctgtgtctaTCATCATCACTAAGGGAATAGTAAGATGTTGATTCACTACAACCTGACCTATCACTGTGGTATTTACTCAGTGACGGTGATCTGCCAGAAGAACGAGATTTTGTCCTAGAGCTAGATGGACTTCTGGATCTCGTGTAAGATCTTGAGTATGACCTGCTTCGAGAGGACCTGCTTCTTGATCTCTGCCAACTATCTGAGCTTCTGTCACTACGATATTTGGAATAACCGCTTCGATCGCTATCAGAACTCCTTTGTTGCTTACGATATGAGGAAGAAGTGTTAGCCTCTTTAACAACTACTAAATTGTAATTAGTTTGTGTGGGTATTAAATGGGTTGTTTTAGCTTTCATCTCCTGAATTCTCTCATAAGATGGCTTCCATGGTTTCTGCCCAGGTTTCCACCTTGAAGGCGGTGGACTATCACTTAAGGGTATAACAGGGAGGTTTTCTGGGACAACTGGTGGTACGACAACTTTATCACTTGGGAGTATAACTGCTCTTACAGGCTCAGCAGTCTTGCTcaacttattttcatttaatcgTACTGAAATGTTTCGTGGAGAATTGGAAACTGTCTTTTGATGCCTAGGGTTAGAACTTGACCTTGACCTACTTCGAGAACGTGACGATTTAGAGGCTGATCTTGATCTAGAACTTCTTCGGGAATAAGATCTTGATTTAGACCTAGATCTGGACCTGTAGTATGACCGAGTCCCTCTGCTTGATAAAGTTGATGAGCTCTGATCTTCCTTATCAGATTTAGACCAGTCTCTTCTGGATGAACGTCTAGAAGACAATGAAGAAGAACGAGATTTCCTCTCATGATCACAAGATGATTTTCTCCTCCTGAGGAAGGAATGAGAAGATTCTACATCTGATGAggctgatgttttcttttttttcatttgcttgtgcgtcttgaaatgcttttgctttttagatttctttttatgtttcaccttctttttctctttcctgtgctttttgtgATGGCTAGAATATCTCACAGTACTTAGATCAGAATAACCGTTATGTGACCAGGATCTTGATCTCCGGGATGCACTTCTTTCATCCCATCTGCTTGTACATGGGTCACTCAACCTAGAAAACAAATAAGCCCCACACTAAGTGAAGAGTCTAAAATTTTCAGATAAGCTAAGTATTTTCCCCACTTTCAATGCagctcagttttaaaaaaattaacatacaCGCTCCCCTCCTTTACTACCAGACAACTGTGTTTTGACTGAGCTTGTCAGAGCTACTTACAGAGAGCTACTTCTCTGTAAGAAATGAATCAGCCAACATCAGCAAATTTTGCATATTGTAGAACCTGTGTAAAGAGATTTAGTGTTTTAACTACCTTAGTCCACAGGACTTTGACCTCCGCAACTACAGGATTCTTAAACcacatttaaatacaaattttaaaacatcttattTGGTATTCTTTAAGGTGGTACACTGCAATACAGTGATAAACTGAATGCACTCAGGATATAAAAAGAACTATCAGAAACACATGCAATCATTCAAtaatgatttttcagttttccttttgaggTTTATCTATCATCATTTGATAGAAGCTCATATTTAGTATCAAGTAACCAGAAATTCCAGAGACCTGGCTTCCATCACAGAATTTGCAATTGTAGGGAGAACATATATATCTAGAACAATACAGGACTGATGGATTTGATTGTCTTGGTATCCAAAGAAGCCATATAACCAAGTTTGAGACTAAAGGAAATCTGACTTGACTAGCTCTATGGAAAGCAACAGGACACTGGACAGATCAGTTAACTACTTATTTAAGAAGTATCCAAGATGGCACCGTCAGAAACAACtcttctgatatttttcagtgtgtgttcATCTGGTGTCACATTAACAAAGTAGAAAGGTTTTAAGAAAGTTTTCCACTTctaattttcagaatttaaatggAATGTGTTAACCACAaagatatttacattttttattcaaaCATGGAAGACATGGTATATCTACAAAATCTATTAAGGCTTCTGTAAAAAACCCAAGGTGTTTTAGATTTGTAGTAAGGATCTTACTTATCGCCTTTGCTCCATTTTTCTCCACTAGGTGGTCTGTACGTTCGTAATCTCTGCATTTCCTCTTTCCAGTGAGGAGGGGTCTCACTGCTCTCGTCATCATCTGATTCGGAACACGATCGTGATCGAGGGGGTGTGTGATATCGCTATGCAAGCAAAGACAGACAGTTgcataatgcatttttctttaaaaagagacCAGTTAATTTAGATAAATATATGGTGCCTCTTAGACAGATTTTGCATGCATCTTGTAACACAGGCCAGTCAACATTATGCACACAGGGtccacaaagaaaacacaagttcTAGCTTTCCTGACAAAAACACCCTGTTTTGGTATGCATACATCCTTCGTGTGAGAGTGGATTATACAGCTAGCTGCCTTTTCATACTCTGCAAACATTTATCATAACTTGAGAGGGGCCAGCAGTTAACccattttttcaaaacacaagagGAAGAATCAAGGAACAGGTCATGGATTCCCTTCATGTAACCCACTTGGAAAAACACAATTATCGCAGATAAccaagtggtttttttttaggataCTAAAGCACAGATGTTTCACTTCAGTTAGCAGACACTTAAGTGCTTGTACGAGTAAAGACAAGCCCTATTTCAAAAGTTACTGCTGTTCAGATCTTCAGAAACGAGAACCCAGTTTAAGACACttcccaaggggaaaaaaaacaaccccaaaaatTCACAAAAATGAAGTTACATACTTAAATTATGCTTAGGCACAGCATTTAAGTAGGCAATAAGAGCTACTtgtgcagcagagaaaaaaactcTAATATTGCTAActcattattttccattacCCAGTTGGATATACACTTAGGCAAATTCTGTGAGGAAATTAGATGCTCCTTGACTCaataaaggaaaacatctgGATTTTACCAATTATTCTGagccattttaaaagcaactaaTATTTGAAGAAGAATAACATATTGCCccccagaataaaaaaaactgaaagatgCATGTATTGGTTTGTTCAGTTAATTACAGGCAGAAGTCTTTAAGACattctgtttatatttaaaaaaacccaacaccaccACCTGCCATGAAATTTGGAGCTTCCCTATCCTTTGAGCTGAAGCAATGACTACTTAAAAACCCCCGAAGATTGTATAGATGAATGGTATACAATAGGTTGTGAAGGTTTTATGGACCTCCCTAATTCTCTCATATTATACTCAGGAGTCTCTCAGAACTTAAGAGGATTCAAAACTACAAATAAGGATTCTAAAAGGCATCAAACGGTTTCACCCTGGATAGAAACTGTTGCTAATCAGACTAttagaaatggcagaaaaatgtttcttcaacTAGTTGCTATCCCTAAATTATTTATAGTATTACTGGGTTTTCATTCTTAATTCTGCCAAAAGGGCACCAGAATTACAAAAGCCAAGACAGACACCCAAATGCCTGGCAAAATCCAATTCCACCCAGCTTTaagctattttttccaaaagtctttatttacataaatatttcaaagcattcAATTTAAAAGGCTTCCTTTAGTGTATTCAcaagtattaaataaataaaagctgtcaGATGCAGCGAACACAGCTATCAGATTTAACGTCAAGGCTGGCAAATAAAGAGTTGGTTCTCGGGTGAGGCTGTAATACTCCAACACCCAGGTCCACACTACAGCCACCTAAGCTGTTTATTTTGTGGCTGAAAATAATTGCATCACAGGGCTCAGCAGAAAAGTACTTCTTAAATCCAGTGGCTACCACATAAGAAAATCATGCTCAGAGGAGTCTCAGTTACGACCATGCTAACGAAGAGTGTCCTCAGCTATACAGATATTGATCTCTCTagataagatattttttttttggtaggacTTCCACTTGCAAAAAAACTTGGCAGGACCAAGCCTTGTTTTGGTTTATGGTTGCCCAAATGCTGCCTGCTAAACTGCTTGAGGAAAACATTCTAAAGGGGAAGAATACTCTCAGTCACGGTACACCATAATCTGAAATACACCAGAACCAAATGCACAATTACAAAAGCTTTTACTTTCTTCACTCTTTCCTTAACTGAAAAACAATAGCGTAGCTGTGCAGTGTTTTGAGCCTTGTATTGTGGGTTACTAGCGAAGAGGCAAGTGGAACTAAGGCAAAAGCAAAAGTCTTCAGGACACGA
Coding sequences:
- the NKTR gene encoding NK-tumor recognition protein isoform X6, producing MGVQDRPQCFFEIEINREPVGRIMFQLFSDICPKTCKNFLCLCSGEKGIGKTTGKKLCYKGTTFHRVVKNFMIQGGDFSEGNGKGGESIYGGYFKDENFILKHDRAFLLSMANRGKHTNGSQFFITTKPAPHLDGVHVVFGLVISGFEVIEQIENLKTDTASRPYADVRVIDCGVLVTKSAKDALEKKKKVCSDSEASDSSSSASSSSETSSGSEAENERSRRRKRKRRAKTKQSRKRRKEERRKEDPSLSDKSDITEKAVDVSTKRDKPVVRPEEIPPVPENRFLLRRDVPVVNVEPEPKVLDTTPVLTDQKPSVSKSGRKIKGRGTIRYHTPPRSRSCSESDDDESSETPPHWKEEMQRLRTYRPPSGEKWSKGDKLSDPCTSRWDERSASRRSRSWSHNGYSDLSTVRYSSHHKKHRKEKKKVKHKKKSKKQKHFKTHKQMKKKKTSASSDVESSHSFLRRRKSSCDHERKSRSSSLSSRRSSRRDWSKSDKEDQSSSTLSSRGTRSYYRSRSRSKSRSYSRRSSRSRSASKSSRSRSRSRSSSNPRHQKTVSNSPRNISVRLNENKLSKTAEPVRAVILPSDKVVVPPVVPENLPVIPLSDSPPPSRWKPGQKPWKPSYERIQEMKAKTTHLIPTQTNYNLVVVKEANTSSSYRKQQRSSDSDRSGYSKYRSDRSSDSWQRSRSRSSRSRSYSRSYTRSRSPSSSRTKSRSSGRSPSLSKYHSDRSGCSESTSYYSLSDDDRHRNKRKSISSDQKARSLKLRQETSSESTLPYKCTKDYDESSQGLKESDSLSSSDFSTDSERSAKMKVVQEKEGRFRLEGDTQKQDKNSLSSERGEEKFKCEQDSDHAKKKAAKEKSSEQPRGGAKTKRKSYSGSKWDSESNSERGEARHNRGDSRPSSSKEEGEATSGSDTELSVTKRIKKQSNSSEGFLDSDCTWKTSKQLSSSESESSRSSSTNIRGKSKKHKQGLKKSLKKSHSKKAKEKSKGKKEKKHKVQKRKEMFHWQPPLEFGEEDDDEINEKPLTSDDKKERQPTRDIKDKKQVYEKDEIVKDKMGNGEKACADENLLGKNTTCGASPDRSNLNKDSIEINASTSILNSGINVITCKNEIKQAEESNQNGLEDVIQTDDNMEICTPDRNSPGKVDVDVLSPVILSAKPQALSASRNKDLQVETPEQDTVKLGNNIIDFINIKEEKEAGRQENNSAPVSSAKDCSIKSEVTENTQSNMTDNKWKPLQGVGNLQPATISPAAEVKNVASASEPKPAGLRIEIKAKNKVRPGSLFDEVRKTARLNRRPRNQESSSEEESPSRDDNSPSRSLSRSRSKSESKSRHRTRSVSYSHSRSRSRSSTYSYRSRSYTRSRSRGWYSRDRSRSRSSSYHSYKSRSRTYSRSRSRSSSYGHHSRSSRSYTYDSYYSRSRSRSKRSDSYRRSRSYDRRSRSYGSDSESDRSYSNNRSPSESSRYS